Proteins encoded within one genomic window of Nonomuraea gerenzanensis:
- a CDS encoding alpha/beta fold hydrolase gives MIITAKCADGTEARAVAEGNGPVVLVLPPGLDDGASWAAVAARLAPHHRVVRLHRRRYRLDLDQRQPCTVAQEVAHVLAMVEAVGGGPVLLAGHSSGAVVALEAMVAAPAAFAGAVLYEPPIVIGPPLGGPDGEVHRRARAAIAAGRPGRAMRIFVRDTVGLPGWAALLVGCFVAVVPRMRALAPRQVEDNVAMDALGIRLEAYAGISAPVVLLGGDRSPAHLGERLDALERTLPDARRVLLAGQGHSAHAKAPDRVAAVVAALAAEVSEPG, from the coding sequence ATGATCATCACGGCGAAGTGCGCCGACGGCACCGAGGCGCGGGCCGTCGCGGAAGGGAACGGCCCCGTCGTCCTGGTCCTGCCTCCCGGCCTGGACGACGGGGCCTCCTGGGCGGCGGTGGCCGCACGGCTGGCCCCGCACCACCGGGTCGTCCGCCTCCACCGCCGCCGCTACCGGCTGGACCTCGACCAGCGGCAGCCGTGCACGGTCGCGCAGGAGGTGGCGCACGTCCTGGCGATGGTGGAGGCGGTCGGCGGCGGGCCGGTGCTGCTCGCGGGGCACTCGTCAGGCGCCGTGGTCGCGCTGGAGGCCATGGTGGCGGCCCCGGCCGCGTTCGCGGGCGCGGTGCTCTACGAGCCTCCGATCGTCATCGGCCCGCCCCTGGGAGGGCCGGACGGCGAGGTGCACCGCCGCGCCCGCGCGGCCATCGCGGCGGGGCGGCCGGGCCGCGCCATGCGGATCTTCGTACGGGACACCGTGGGGCTGCCCGGCTGGGCGGCGCTGCTGGTCGGCTGCTTCGTGGCCGTGGTGCCGAGGATGCGCGCCCTGGCCCCGCGCCAGGTCGAGGACAACGTGGCCATGGACGCGCTCGGAATCCGCCTGGAGGCGTACGCGGGCATCTCGGCGCCGGTGGTGCTGCTGGGCGGCGACCGCAGCCCGGCGCACCTGGGGGAGCGCCTGGACGCGCTGGAGCGCACGCTGCCGGACGCGCGGCGGGTCCTGCTCGCCGGGCAGGGCCATTCGGCGCACGCCAAGGCCCCTGACCGGGTCGCCGCCGTCGTCGCCGCTCTCGCCGCCGAGGTGTCCGAGCCGGGCTGA
- a CDS encoding helix-turn-helix domain-containing protein: MAEISTGQMVRLQRERRGMSTTALATQSGCTTRHIELIEHGKRTPSLPLLREIAKVLGVRTAVLLGETPRDSHEPSRPQISDIERALFTSRSLGPDIEPPDAAQLSERVAAARNAWFTSTRRYSILMAALPSLVTDAESLALERTQRSYSVATDAYLLARGVLKHLRRVDLAHLAADRAMRFAEESGDPLMIAWAYWNLGQSMLSDDMHQIAYDVARRGIEQLEPHVGDGDERHIKALGALHLLAAIGEARMGADDAARERVRGEAARLADRVDDSSSAYDLAFFGPTNVAIHMASIENDTGRPEAVLHLADDIDLRRTPSIERRTTHLGHVARACEDLGDDAASLLHLLRIERECPEELDHKLLLREMVRSLARRARPSWAPEVRYLAERHDIPI; this comes from the coding sequence ATGGCCGAAATCAGCACCGGGCAGATGGTCCGGCTCCAGCGCGAGCGCAGAGGCATGAGCACCACCGCGCTGGCCACCCAGTCCGGCTGCACCACCAGGCACATCGAGCTGATCGAGCACGGCAAGCGCACGCCTTCGCTCCCCCTGCTGCGGGAGATCGCGAAGGTGCTCGGCGTACGCACCGCCGTGCTCCTGGGCGAGACCCCGCGCGACTCCCACGAGCCCAGCAGGCCGCAGATCAGCGACATCGAGCGGGCCCTGTTCACCAGCAGGTCGCTGGGGCCCGACATCGAGCCGCCCGACGCCGCGCAGCTCTCCGAGCGTGTGGCGGCGGCACGTAACGCCTGGTTCACCTCGACGCGCCGCTACTCGATCCTCATGGCCGCGCTGCCGTCCCTGGTCACCGACGCCGAGAGCCTCGCGCTGGAGCGCACGCAGCGGTCGTACAGCGTGGCGACGGACGCGTACCTGCTGGCCAGAGGGGTGCTCAAGCACCTGCGGCGGGTGGATCTCGCACATCTGGCCGCCGACCGGGCCATGCGGTTCGCCGAGGAGTCGGGCGATCCGCTGATGATCGCGTGGGCGTACTGGAACCTCGGGCAGTCGATGTTGTCCGACGACATGCACCAGATCGCCTACGACGTGGCGCGGCGCGGCATCGAGCAGCTGGAGCCGCACGTCGGCGACGGCGACGAGCGGCACATCAAGGCGCTCGGCGCGCTGCACCTGCTCGCCGCCATCGGGGAGGCCCGCATGGGGGCCGACGACGCGGCCAGGGAGCGGGTACGCGGCGAGGCGGCGCGGCTGGCCGATCGGGTCGACGACTCCTCCAGCGCCTACGACCTGGCCTTCTTCGGCCCCACGAACGTCGCCATCCACATGGCCAGCATCGAGAACGACACCGGCCGCCCCGAGGCGGTGCTGCACCTGGCCGACGACATCGACCTGCGCCGCACGCCGTCCATCGAGCGCCGCACCACCCATCTCGGCCATGTCGCCCGCGCCTGCGAGGACCTCGGCGACGACGCCGCGAGCCTGCTGCACCTGCTGCGGATCGAGCGCGAGTGCCCGGAGGAGCTGGACCACAAGCTGCTGCTGCGCGAGATGGTCCGCTCGCTGGCGCGGCGGGCCAGGCCGTCGTGGGCGCCGGAGGTGCGGTACCTGGCCGAGCGGCACGACATCCCCATCTGA
- a CDS encoding serine hydrolase domain-containing protein, which yields MTNVNYDEQGAWQAEGDWGAADSRGRRLDLARWQARLDELRDEYHVPGAQLAILAGGTVHELASGVLHRGTGHEVTTDSVFLSGSIAKVYTAALVMSLVDEGLLALDTRVADVLPEFGTPDPEATATITVRQLLSHTGGVTNDFNHDTGRGDDCLARYVEAARTVALDCPPGTAVSYGGLGYVVLGRLVEVLTGQTWDQALKERIFAPLGLGHSMTLPEEALRFRVAMSHLGEPGAYPDPAPVWDLMPRSAGPAGRIISSAGDMARFARMHLAGGTAPDGTRVLSAASVAAMQHRETDVPDKWTVSADGWGLGWTLYDWDGVAGYGHDGAAIGQYGYLRVVPEAGVALVLLTNGGAARRLYAGLFAELLAELAGVRMPEPFAPAAEPPAVDWATLSGGYRREGVAITVTEGRMRYEFVDGMKDLSPPLDMELEPVTATVFAASGAGPSFSEDYMPVVFSTLSDGTRCVYVGMRAAPKVTA from the coding sequence ATGACGAACGTGAACTACGACGAGCAGGGCGCCTGGCAGGCCGAGGGCGACTGGGGCGCGGCCGACTCCCGGGGGCGCAGGCTGGACCTCGCCCGCTGGCAGGCCCGCCTGGACGAGCTGCGTGACGAGTACCACGTGCCCGGCGCCCAGCTCGCCATCCTGGCCGGCGGCACCGTGCACGAGCTGGCGAGCGGGGTGCTGCACCGGGGCACGGGCCACGAGGTGACGACCGACTCGGTGTTCCTGAGTGGCTCGATCGCCAAGGTCTACACCGCCGCCCTGGTGATGAGCCTGGTCGACGAGGGCCTGCTGGCGCTGGACACGAGGGTTGCGGACGTGCTGCCCGAGTTCGGCACCCCCGACCCCGAGGCCACCGCGACGATCACCGTCAGGCAGCTCCTGTCCCACACCGGCGGCGTGACCAACGACTTCAACCACGACACGGGCCGCGGCGACGACTGCCTGGCCAGGTACGTCGAGGCCGCCAGGACCGTGGCCCTCGACTGCCCGCCCGGCACCGCGGTCTCCTATGGCGGCCTCGGCTACGTCGTCCTGGGCCGGCTCGTCGAGGTGCTGACCGGCCAGACGTGGGACCAGGCGCTGAAGGAGCGCATCTTCGCCCCGCTCGGCCTCGGCCACTCGATGACGCTGCCGGAGGAGGCGCTGCGCTTCCGCGTGGCCATGAGCCACCTGGGCGAGCCGGGCGCCTACCCCGACCCCGCGCCGGTCTGGGACCTGATGCCGCGCTCCGCCGGACCGGCCGGCCGCATCATCAGCTCCGCGGGCGACATGGCGCGCTTCGCCCGGATGCACCTGGCGGGCGGCACCGCGCCCGACGGCACCAGGGTGCTGTCCGCCGCGTCCGTCGCGGCCATGCAGCACAGGGAGACCGACGTGCCGGACAAGTGGACGGTCAGCGCCGACGGCTGGGGCCTCGGCTGGACCCTGTACGACTGGGACGGCGTCGCCGGCTACGGCCACGACGGCGCCGCCATCGGCCAGTACGGCTACCTGCGCGTCGTCCCCGAGGCCGGCGTGGCCCTGGTCCTGCTCACCAACGGCGGCGCCGCCCGCCGCCTGTACGCCGGCCTGTTCGCGGAGCTGCTCGCCGAGCTGGCGGGGGTCAGGATGCCGGAGCCCTTCGCCCCGGCCGCCGAGCCGCCCGCCGTGGACTGGGCGACGCTGAGCGGCGGCTACCGGCGCGAGGGCGTGGCGATCACCGTGACCGAGGGCCGCATGCGCTACGAGTTCGTGGACGGCATGAAGGACCTGTCGCCGCCCCTGGACATGGAGCTGGAGCCGGTCACGGCGACGGTGTTCGCCGCCTCCGGCGCGGGCCCGTCCTTCAGCGAGGATTACATGCCGGTCGTCTTCTCCACGCTCTCCGACGGCACCCGGTGCGTCTACGTCGGCATGCGGGCCGCGCCCAAGGTCACCGCCTGA